The Bartonella birtlesii IBS 325 genome has a window encoding:
- the rlmN gene encoding 23S rRNA (adenine(2503)-C(2))-methyltransferase RlmN, with the protein MAISYDLRPVGLCSSRETNNVTVKEDSKLSLIGLSQDEMVQALKAIGIPEHQTRMRVRQLWHWLYVRGISNFDEMRNISKSMQEMLKSHFSIARPEIIGEQISKDGTRKWLLRFPARGAGRPVEIETVYIPEEGRGTLCLSSQVGCTLTCSFCHTGTQLLVRNLTAEEILAQLLVARDCLGDFPNKDTPDGAIVPVEGRKITNIVMMGMGEPLYNFEAVKKALLIASDGEGLSLSKRRITLSTSGVVPGIIRTGEEIGVMLAISLHAVHDTLRDMLVPINKKYPLTLLMDACRQYPGLSNAKRITFEYVMLKDINDSLDDAKRLIQLLKDIPAKINLIPFNPWPGSNYQCSDWEQIERFADVINKAGYASPIRVPRGRDILAACGQLKSVSERLRKSERLRLENAVDSQ; encoded by the coding sequence ATGGCCATTTCCTACGACCTTAGACCAGTTGGACTATGTTCATCACGGGAAACAAATAATGTTACCGTTAAAGAGGATTCTAAACTCTCTTTAATTGGTTTATCACAAGATGAAATGGTGCAAGCTTTAAAGGCAATTGGTATACCAGAACATCAAACGCGTATGCGTGTCCGTCAGCTTTGGCATTGGCTTTATGTGCGTGGTATTTCAAATTTTGATGAAATGCGAAATATTTCTAAATCCATGCAAGAAATGCTTAAAAGCCATTTTTCTATTGCGCGTCCAGAAATTATTGGCGAACAAATATCAAAAGATGGCACACGTAAATGGCTTTTGCGTTTTCCAGCGCGTGGAGCAGGAAGACCTGTGGAAATTGAAACGGTTTATATCCCTGAAGAAGGGCGTGGGACTTTATGTCTTTCATCTCAGGTAGGGTGTACGTTAACCTGTTCTTTTTGTCATACGGGAACGCAACTACTTGTTCGTAATCTAACAGCCGAAGAAATTTTGGCACAATTACTGGTCGCACGTGATTGTTTGGGTGATTTTCCTAATAAGGATACACCTGACGGGGCAATTGTTCCCGTTGAAGGGCGCAAAATCACCAATATCGTGATGATGGGGATGGGGGAACCACTTTATAATTTTGAAGCAGTTAAAAAAGCTTTATTGATTGCTTCCGATGGAGAAGGGCTTTCTTTATCAAAACGCCGGATTACACTTTCAACCAGTGGGGTAGTGCCTGGAATTATCCGAACAGGAGAAGAAATTGGCGTTATGTTAGCCATTTCACTCCATGCGGTGCATGATACACTTCGGGATATGCTGGTTCCTATCAATAAAAAATATCCACTTACTCTGCTTATGGATGCGTGCCGTCAATATCCTGGTCTCTCCAATGCAAAACGAATTACATTTGAATATGTTATGCTGAAAGACATCAATGATAGTTTGGATGATGCTAAACGATTGATACAATTGCTAAAAGATATTCCAGCCAAGATCAATTTAATTCCCTTTAATCCATGGCCGGGGAGTAATTATCAATGTTCTGATTGGGAACAAATTGAACGTTTTGCTGATGTTATCAACAAAGCAGGCTATGCTTCGCCTATTCGGGTACCGCGTGGACGTGATATTTTAGCTGCATGTGGTCAACTTAAATCGGTTTCAGAGCGTTTACGTAAATCTGAACGTTTGCGGTTAGAAAATGCTGTAGACAGCCAGTAA
- a CDS encoding LysE family translocator has product MSFFPEWPILIQFSVASLILALIPGPDMMLSIGRTITQSKKAGIMCALGSATGFAIQVTGVALGLSALIFASPRAFVFLKIAGAFYLLWFAIQALRKHSTLSIEQEPSKYKSSKRNYLAGIGINLLNPKVILFNVTFLPQFINANDPMATQKLLILGFSYIPISLPITISTVFMAHKLFKSLNQNPLYMRFFNWFIAGAFTSFALHLLITEN; this is encoded by the coding sequence ATGTCATTTTTTCCTGAATGGCCTATTTTAATACAATTTTCTGTGGCATCGTTGATTTTAGCACTTATTCCAGGACCTGATATGATGCTCTCTATAGGACGAACTATTACACAAAGCAAAAAAGCTGGTATTATGTGTGCTCTGGGAAGCGCAACAGGATTTGCCATTCAAGTAACTGGTGTGGCACTGGGCTTATCTGCTCTTATTTTCGCTTCACCGCGTGCTTTTGTTTTTCTTAAAATTGCTGGCGCTTTTTACCTTTTATGGTTTGCCATTCAAGCATTGCGTAAACACTCAACACTTTCTATTGAACAAGAGCCATCTAAATATAAGAGCTCTAAGCGTAACTATCTTGCTGGTATTGGAATTAATCTTTTAAATCCCAAAGTTATTCTCTTTAATGTAACCTTTTTGCCGCAGTTTATTAATGCGAATGATCCTATGGCAACGCAAAAGTTGCTCATCTTAGGGTTTTCTTATATTCCTATTTCTCTTCCCATTACAATTTCGACGGTCTTCATGGCGCATAAACTTTTCAAAAGTCTTAATCAAAATCCCCTTTATATGCGCTTTTTTAATTGGTTTATCGCTGGTGCTTTTACCAGTTTTGCTCTCCATCTTCTTATAACTGAAAATTAG
- a CDS encoding argininosuccinate synthase yields MKKWQNIRKVVLAYSGGLDTSIILKWLQSEWGAEVVTFTADLGQGEELALARRKAEILGAKEIYIEDLREEFVRDFVFPMFRANAVYEGTYLLGTSIARPLISKRLIEIAKETGADAIAHGATGKGNDQVRFELSAYALNPEIKIIAPWRDWDFKSRTDLINFAHAHQIPVEKDKQGEAPFSVDANLLHSSSEGKILEDPAIPAPEYVHMRTLSPEAAPDQATIITLGFKKGDAVSINGKSLSPANLLAELNNYGRDNGIGRLDLVENRFVGMKSRGIYETPGGTILLTAHRAIESLTLDRGAAHLKDELMPRYAELIYYGFWFSPEREMLQAAINLSQENVEGEVTLKLYKGNVIVEGRQSKKSLYSSKLVTFEDDEGAYNQKDAAGFIKLNALRLRTLAARSLECK; encoded by the coding sequence ATGAAAAAGTGGCAAAATATTAGAAAAGTTGTTTTAGCTTATTCTGGGGGCTTAGATACGTCTATTATCCTTAAATGGTTGCAAAGTGAATGGGGCGCTGAAGTTGTAACCTTTACAGCTGATTTAGGGCAGGGGGAAGAATTAGCTCTCGCGCGTCGTAAAGCAGAAATACTGGGTGCGAAAGAAATCTATATTGAAGATTTGCGTGAAGAGTTTGTGCGTGATTTTGTCTTTCCAATGTTTCGCGCTAATGCCGTTTATGAAGGGACCTATCTTTTGGGAACGTCAATAGCGCGTCCACTCATTTCAAAACGCTTAATTGAAATTGCTAAGGAAACGGGTGCAGATGCAATTGCCCATGGGGCAACAGGAAAAGGCAATGACCAAGTACGCTTTGAACTTTCTGCCTATGCTCTTAATCCTGAAATCAAAATCATTGCTCCATGGCGTGATTGGGATTTTAAGAGTCGAACAGATTTGATTAATTTTGCACATGCCCATCAAATTCCTGTAGAGAAGGATAAACAAGGAGAAGCGCCTTTTTCGGTTGATGCAAATTTATTGCATTCGTCATCAGAGGGAAAAATTTTAGAAGATCCGGCAATCCCTGCTCCTGAATATGTGCATATGCGGACTCTTTCGCCGGAAGCGGCTCCAGATCAAGCAACTATAATCACTCTTGGTTTTAAAAAAGGTGATGCTGTTTCGATTAATGGAAAAAGTTTATCTCCTGCAAATTTACTTGCTGAATTAAATAATTATGGACGCGACAACGGTATTGGTCGGTTAGATTTGGTAGAAAATCGTTTTGTTGGTATGAAATCACGAGGCATTTATGAGACACCGGGAGGAACCATTCTTTTAACGGCGCACAGGGCAATAGAATCTTTGACATTGGATCGGGGGGCGGCACATTTGAAAGATGAATTAATGCCGCGTTATGCAGAACTCATTTATTATGGTTTTTGGTTTTCACCTGAACGCGAAATGTTGCAGGCGGCTATTAATTTATCTCAAGAAAATGTTGAAGGTGAAGTAACATTAAAGCTTTATAAGGGTAATGTAATTGTTGAAGGACGCCAAAGCAAAAAGTCACTCTATTCCAGTAAATTAGTGACTTTTGAGGATGATGAAGGTGCCTATAACCAAAAAGATGCGGCAGGTTTTATAAAATTAAACGCCTTGCGTTTGCGCACACTAGCAGCACGTTCATTAGAATGTAAATAA
- a CDS encoding lysine--tRNA ligase, producing the protein MMRYQCEVPLTPELRDVAAQSKTWPFEEARKIIKRYEKTGYPESVLFETGYGPSGLPHIGTFGEVARTTMVRHAFHILTENKVKTKLLCFSDDMDGLRKVPDNVPDRKKMESYLGQPLSRIPDPFGDIYPSFGAANNARLQAFLDRFGFDYEFASATDYYSSGRFDEILLKILACYDKVMAIVLPTLGEERRATYSLFLPISPFSGKVLQVPMIARNVEKGTVTYIEPETGETIETEVTGGKVKCQWKVDWAMRWTALNVDYEMAGKDLIDSTNLSSKICKALGGKPPEGFNYELFLDEKGQKISKSKGNGLTIDEWLTYAPTESLGFYMFSKPKTAKRLYFDVIPKAVDEYYAHLAAYGRQNWGERLNNPVWHIHNGCPPQVNLPVPFALLLNLVSASNAENKEVLWGFISRYAKGANAQTYPELDQLVQFALKYFDVFVKPNKKFRTADDNERATLVQIDEKLANLPETADANTIQNALLDVARLIKRYQDHSKRSPEGGPGVSNVFFQMIYEVLLGQERGPRLGSFIALYGINEMRALIAEALARPVGE; encoded by the coding sequence ATGATGCGTTATCAGTGTGAAGTTCCTCTTACGCCTGAATTGAGAGACGTGGCTGCTCAATCGAAAACTTGGCCTTTTGAAGAAGCACGTAAAATTATCAAACGGTATGAGAAAACGGGTTATCCAGAGAGCGTTTTATTTGAAACAGGCTATGGGCCTTCTGGTCTGCCGCATATTGGCACTTTTGGGGAGGTAGCACGTACAACTATGGTACGTCATGCTTTCCATATTCTCACAGAAAATAAAGTGAAAACAAAATTACTTTGTTTTTCTGATGATATGGATGGTTTGCGTAAAGTTCCTGATAATGTGCCTGATCGCAAGAAGATGGAAAGCTATCTTGGTCAACCGCTCAGTCGCATACCTGATCCTTTTGGTGATATTTATCCCTCTTTTGGAGCAGCGAATAATGCACGTTTGCAGGCTTTTCTTGATCGTTTTGGTTTTGATTACGAATTTGCCAGTGCTACTGATTATTATAGCTCTGGTCGTTTTGATGAAATACTTTTAAAAATACTTGCCTGTTATGACAAGGTAATGGCAATTGTTTTGCCAACATTGGGTGAAGAAAGGCGAGCGACTTATTCACTCTTTTTACCTATTTCTCCATTTTCTGGTAAGGTTTTACAGGTACCGATGATTGCTCGCAATGTTGAAAAAGGCACTGTCACCTACATTGAACCTGAAACAGGAGAAACTATTGAAACAGAGGTTACGGGTGGCAAAGTAAAATGTCAGTGGAAAGTGGATTGGGCCATGCGCTGGACAGCACTTAATGTTGATTATGAAATGGCGGGTAAGGATCTTATCGATTCCACAAATCTTTCTTCTAAAATTTGCAAAGCGCTTGGTGGAAAACCACCAGAAGGATTTAATTATGAGCTTTTTTTGGATGAGAAGGGACAGAAAATTTCTAAATCCAAAGGAAATGGCTTAACTATTGATGAGTGGTTAACCTATGCGCCAACGGAGAGTTTAGGGTTTTATATGTTTTCAAAGCCCAAAACAGCAAAACGGCTTTATTTTGATGTTATTCCAAAAGCTGTTGATGAATATTATGCGCATCTTGCAGCTTATGGTCGTCAAAACTGGGGAGAGCGACTTAATAATCCGGTATGGCATATCCATAATGGTTGCCCTCCACAAGTTAATTTGCCTGTACCCTTTGCTTTGCTATTGAATTTGGTAAGTGCTTCAAATGCGGAGAATAAAGAGGTTCTCTGGGGGTTTATTTCTCGCTATGCTAAAGGAGCAAATGCACAAACTTATCCAGAACTTGATCAATTGGTGCAATTTGCTCTTAAATATTTTGATGTTTTTGTTAAGCCTAACAAAAAATTTCGAACAGCAGATGATAATGAACGGGCAACGTTAGTACAAATTGATGAAAAATTAGCCAATTTACCTGAAACTGCTGATGCCAACACAATTCAAAATGCACTTCTTGATGTTGCGCGTTTAATAAAACGCTATCAAGATCATAGCAAAAGAAGTCCAGAAGGAGGGCCAGGTGTTTCAAATGTGTTTTTTCAAATGATTTATGAGGTCCTTTTAGGGCAAGAACGAGGACCACGATTGGGGTCATTTATTGCTTTATATGGGATTAATGAAATGCGTGCACTGATTGCTGAAGCGCTTGCACGACCTGTGGGGGAATGA
- a CDS encoding peptide chain release factor 3: MKKRVQEVKRRRTFAIIAHPDAGKTTLTEKLLLFGGAIQLAGEVKAKKDRIQTRSDWMHIERDRGISVVTSVMTFEYEDHIFNLLDTPGHEDFADDTYRTLTAVDSAIMVLDGARGIEPRTLKLFEVCRMRDIPIVTFINKMDRETRDSIELLDEIEEKLALDTAPITWPIGTGKDFAGTFDLHHNRFRKKDDEITQQKVSGPHEVANLLPEYQRSTFIEGVELARNACKNFDLQAFRGGHMTPVYFGSALRNFGVRDLINALIDFGQSPRNQDADQRSIVATEAKMTGFVFKIQANMDPNHRDRIAFFRVCSGTLERGMKTKLVRTGKPMTLSAPQFFFARSRQIADQAYAGDIVGIPNHGTLRIGDTLTEGEDILFKGVPNFAPEILRRVCLGDPMKAKKLKEALQQMAEEGVVQLFIPDDGSPSLIGVIGALQIDVLKERLKIEYGLPVSFEPARFNICRWISAQSKDELQKFLSNHRSAIAHDLEGDPVFLAENHFSLNYEAERAPKIKFAAFKDYQTRSE; this comes from the coding sequence ATGAAAAAGCGCGTGCAAGAAGTAAAACGGCGTCGCACATTTGCAATTATTGCTCATCCAGATGCTGGGAAGACAACGCTAACAGAAAAACTGTTATTATTTGGTGGAGCTATTCAGCTTGCCGGAGAGGTAAAAGCGAAAAAAGATCGCATTCAAACCCGTTCCGATTGGATGCATATTGAACGTGATCGCGGTATTTCGGTTGTAACATCAGTGATGACCTTTGAATATGAAGATCACATTTTTAATTTGTTAGACACTCCAGGCCACGAGGATTTTGCTGACGATACCTATCGCACTCTCACGGCTGTTGATAGTGCTATCATGGTGCTAGATGGTGCACGCGGAATTGAACCGAGAACACTGAAATTATTTGAAGTATGTCGGATGCGAGATATTCCTATTGTTACTTTTATTAACAAAATGGATCGTGAAACACGTGATTCTATAGAACTTTTAGATGAAATTGAAGAAAAACTCGCCCTTGATACGGCACCAATAACTTGGCCCATTGGTACGGGGAAGGATTTTGCAGGAACATTTGATCTTCATCATAATCGGTTTCGTAAAAAAGATGATGAGATAACACAACAGAAAGTTTCTGGACCCCACGAAGTTGCAAATCTTCTTCCTGAATATCAACGTTCAACTTTTATTGAAGGCGTAGAACTTGCACGAAATGCTTGCAAAAATTTTGATCTTCAAGCTTTTCGTGGAGGACATATGACACCGGTTTATTTTGGTTCTGCTTTACGAAATTTTGGTGTTCGTGATTTGATCAATGCGCTCATTGACTTTGGTCAAAGTCCTCGTAATCAGGATGCTGATCAACGCAGTATTGTTGCAACGGAAGCTAAAATGACAGGGTTTGTTTTTAAAATTCAAGCGAATATGGACCCTAATCACCGTGATCGTATTGCATTTTTTCGGGTCTGTTCTGGAACACTTGAACGTGGCATGAAGACAAAGTTGGTACGAACAGGAAAACCAATGACACTTTCGGCACCACAATTTTTCTTTGCGCGTTCACGTCAAATTGCTGATCAAGCCTATGCCGGTGATATTGTAGGGATTCCTAATCATGGCACATTGCGTATAGGTGATACCTTAACGGAAGGAGAAGATATTCTCTTTAAAGGAGTACCCAATTTTGCACCAGAAATTTTGCGTCGTGTCTGTCTAGGTGATCCGATGAAAGCAAAAAAACTCAAAGAAGCTCTGCAACAAATGGCGGAAGAAGGTGTCGTGCAATTATTTATCCCCGATGATGGTTCACCATCTCTCATTGGTGTCATTGGTGCTTTGCAGATTGATGTTCTAAAGGAAAGATTGAAAATAGAATATGGCTTGCCGGTGAGTTTTGAGCCAGCACGCTTTAATATATGTCGTTGGATTTCAGCACAAAGCAAAGATGAGTTGCAAAAATTTCTCAGCAATCACCGTTCTGCCATTGCCCATGATCTAGAGGGTGATCCAGTTTTTTTAGCAGAAAATCATTTTTCATTGAATTATGAAGCAGAACGAGCACCGAAAATAAAATTTGCGGCTTTTAAAGATTATCAAACACGCTCTGAATAA
- the trxA gene encoding thioredoxin, whose amino-acid sequence MTCIKVDNSNFENEVLNSSTPVVVDFWAEWCGPCKMIAPILDEISLEMENQVKIAKVNIDENPELATQYGVRSIPTLLMFKDRKVSSNMVGAAAKARVSEWIKEALR is encoded by the coding sequence ATGACATGTATAAAAGTTGATAACAGCAATTTCGAAAATGAAGTTCTGAACTCTTCCACCCCTGTTGTAGTTGATTTTTGGGCAGAGTGGTGTGGACCTTGCAAAATGATTGCTCCAATTTTGGATGAAATCTCATTGGAAATGGAAAATCAAGTTAAAATTGCCAAAGTAAATATCGATGAAAATCCCGAACTGGCTACCCAATATGGAGTACGCTCGATTCCTACCCTGTTAATGTTTAAAGATAGAAAGGTTTCATCAAATATGGTTGGCGCTGCCGCTAAAGCGCGTGTTTCTGAATGGATTAAAGAAGCGCTTCGTTAA
- the addA gene encoding double-strand break repair helicase AddA: MTFFSIPEAALKAQATATHPKTNVWVSANAGSGKTHVLSERVIRLLLNGTPPARILCLTYTRAAAAVMQSRIFRTLSSWSELDDAQLKEILSQLENKPISAQKLTYARQLFARALETPGGLKIQTIHAFCESLLHQFMLEANIAGHFELVDDISRKKLLQEARRQLLEHKDAQPALKQLLKVISEHILNQLLYEATEKQHKLAGFLSAVLSENGEEKLHALFHLASDETNEQLLEKIQQTARLPLYALTHCQTNGNKSLKKMIAKFSQLKNACDEKNIIGIISDIYFKTTGEPRNFSSLSCNKLDEIWPFIQQILEDKQNKLSILLEKYQCATIATLNKAAFQLCALYLKIIANLKKANGLLDFDDLIERTLNLLRRKGASQWVHYKLDRGLDHILLDEAQDTNPEQWQIIQLLAQEFFTGYGQRTNTRTLFAVGDEKQSIYSFQGAVPENFAENGRIIQKKALQAKQKFEKIQLNYSFRSTADVLKSVDLVFEKPENYKGLSAENIKTVHEAIRIHSPGEVIVWDAIPKEKSKLPDDWHLSVDHLDTPETRLAEKIAETIAGWLQKREMLPAKEHLMRASDIMILVRKRDHFVSALSRALKLRNIPIAGADRLQLIKHISVRDLMALARFVLQPQDDLSLACVLKSPLFVLSEEELYQLSAHRTGSLWQSLCMHASSYASFKNAFEKLNQYRTLVDKIPVFEFYSHILNNDKGRQKILARLGSEANDVLDAFMDYTLTIQKTGLPGLQAFLETLSANDPEIKREFDQNHEEIRIMTVHAAKGLEAAVVFLVDPGSAIWHPQHAPHLLKVSSNHAQWSDQQAFIWRPHAKFETPPSKQALSYLKKRAEEEYRRLLYVGMTRAKDCLFVCGYSGEKIFPNTWLQLVKNALKPHAVAIKGPAEDIAAWRYCITPSSLAPINQELPHIARQTPPSLPAFFSHKVPEEPALPKPLRPSVASLSIEADPEISSNSKYLSTSPVLGEPNTNRAFFIEYGNIVHRLLQYLPNCPPQKRRDYAQHYLNIKVSHWFENQKETALCHVWQILDHSYLTPLFSDHSRAEVPLMGMVKIRGKEQTVSGQIDRIYITEENVIFADFKTGFSPENEATIPPHHLLQMALYRKLLQTIHPNKEIQALLVYSKEVKVFKLLPEKLDTLLNEIV; this comes from the coding sequence ATGACTTTTTTTTCTATTCCTGAAGCAGCTCTTAAAGCACAAGCAACAGCAACACATCCAAAAACAAATGTATGGGTTTCTGCCAATGCAGGATCTGGAAAAACCCACGTTTTAAGCGAACGCGTTATTCGTTTGCTTTTAAATGGTACCCCTCCTGCACGTATTTTATGCCTTACTTATACAAGAGCTGCTGCTGCTGTTATGCAATCGCGGATTTTTCGCACACTTTCTAGCTGGAGTGAACTTGATGATGCACAGCTTAAAGAAATCTTATCACAACTTGAAAATAAGCCCATTAGTGCACAAAAATTGACCTATGCACGTCAACTCTTCGCTCGTGCCTTAGAGACACCGGGGGGGTTAAAAATTCAAACTATCCATGCATTTTGTGAATCTCTGTTGCATCAATTTATGCTGGAAGCCAATATTGCTGGGCATTTCGAACTAGTTGATGATATCAGTCGAAAAAAACTCCTCCAAGAAGCTCGTCGCCAACTTCTGGAACATAAAGATGCTCAACCCGCTTTGAAACAGCTGCTTAAAGTTATTAGCGAGCACATACTTAATCAATTGCTTTATGAAGCAACTGAAAAGCAACATAAACTGGCCGGTTTTTTGTCCGCTGTTCTTTCTGAAAACGGAGAAGAGAAGTTGCATGCACTTTTTCATTTAGCATCTGATGAAACAAATGAACAGTTATTAGAAAAAATTCAACAAACTGCTCGTCTGCCTCTTTATGCCCTTACACATTGCCAAACAAACGGCAATAAGAGCCTTAAGAAAATGATCGCGAAATTTTCCCAATTAAAAAACGCTTGTGATGAAAAAAACATTATTGGTATTATTTCCGATATTTATTTTAAAACAACAGGTGAACCACGCAATTTTTCATCTTTGTCGTGTAACAAATTAGATGAAATTTGGCCCTTTATTCAACAAATACTTGAAGATAAACAAAACAAGCTTTCTATTCTTTTAGAGAAATATCAATGCGCAACAATCGCTACACTCAATAAGGCTGCTTTTCAGCTTTGTGCTCTATATCTTAAAATCATCGCGAATCTAAAAAAAGCCAACGGTTTATTAGATTTTGATGACCTTATTGAGCGTACACTCAATCTATTACGGCGTAAAGGGGCAAGCCAATGGGTGCACTATAAACTTGATCGTGGTCTTGATCATATTTTACTTGATGAAGCACAAGATACCAACCCTGAGCAATGGCAAATTATTCAACTGCTGGCACAAGAATTTTTTACAGGTTATGGCCAGCGTACAAATACACGTACTCTTTTTGCTGTTGGAGATGAAAAGCAGTCCATCTATTCTTTCCAAGGCGCTGTACCAGAAAATTTTGCCGAAAATGGACGAATAATTCAAAAAAAGGCGCTGCAAGCAAAACAAAAATTTGAAAAAATACAACTGAATTATTCTTTTCGTTCTACAGCAGATGTTCTTAAAAGTGTTGATCTTGTTTTTGAAAAACCAGAAAACTACAAAGGACTTTCAGCAGAAAATATCAAAACAGTCCATGAAGCTATTCGTATTCATAGCCCTGGGGAGGTTATTGTATGGGATGCCATTCCTAAAGAAAAAAGCAAACTTCCTGATGATTGGCATTTAAGCGTTGATCATTTAGACACCCCTGAAACGCGTCTGGCAGAAAAAATTGCTGAAACTATTGCTGGCTGGTTACAAAAAAGGGAAATGCTTCCAGCAAAAGAGCACCTCATGCGCGCAAGTGATATTATGATCTTGGTTCGTAAACGTGATCACTTTGTTTCTGCTCTTTCTCGTGCTCTTAAATTACGCAATATTCCTATCGCCGGCGCTGATCGTTTACAGCTTATAAAGCATATTAGTGTGCGTGATTTAATGGCACTGGCACGTTTTGTCTTGCAACCACAAGATGATCTTTCTCTTGCTTGTGTTTTAAAAAGTCCTCTTTTTGTTCTTAGCGAAGAGGAACTTTATCAGCTTTCTGCGCATCGTACAGGCTCTCTTTGGCAAAGTCTTTGTATGCATGCCTCATCTTATGCATCTTTTAAAAATGCTTTTGAAAAATTGAATCAATATCGCACTCTCGTGGATAAAATACCGGTTTTTGAATTCTATAGCCATATTCTAAATAATGATAAGGGACGTCAAAAGATTTTGGCTCGTTTAGGATCTGAAGCAAATGATGTGCTTGATGCTTTTATGGATTACACACTCACTATTCAAAAAACTGGTTTACCAGGATTACAAGCTTTTTTGGAAACATTAAGTGCAAACGACCCAGAAATTAAACGTGAATTTGATCAAAATCATGAAGAAATTCGTATTATGACTGTTCATGCCGCAAAAGGACTAGAAGCTGCTGTTGTGTTTCTGGTTGACCCAGGGAGTGCTATTTGGCACCCTCAACATGCACCACATTTGCTTAAAGTTTCTTCAAATCATGCACAATGGAGTGATCAACAAGCTTTTATTTGGCGCCCTCATGCAAAATTCGAGACACCGCCCTCTAAACAAGCATTGTCATACTTAAAAAAACGCGCTGAAGAAGAATATAGGCGTCTTCTTTATGTGGGAATGACACGTGCTAAAGATTGCTTATTTGTCTGCGGATATAGTGGTGAGAAAATTTTCCCGAATACATGGCTACAATTGGTAAAGAATGCTCTCAAACCACATGCTGTGGCTATAAAAGGCCCAGCAGAAGATATTGCAGCTTGGCGCTATTGCATTACACCTTCTTCACTTGCCCCTATAAACCAAGAGCTTCCTCATATTGCGCGCCAAACACCACCATCTCTACCCGCCTTTTTTTCTCATAAAGTTCCAGAAGAACCAGCTTTACCCAAACCGTTGAGGCCTTCTGTTGCTAGTCTTTCTATTGAAGCTGATCCTGAAATTTCCTCAAATTCTAAATATCTGAGTACTTCACCTGTCTTAGGAGAACCAAACACCAACAGAGCTTTTTTTATTGAATATGGTAATATTGTTCACCGATTGCTGCAATATTTACCCAATTGCCCTCCCCAAAAGCGACGCGATTACGCTCAGCACTATCTTAATATCAAAGTTTCTCATTGGTTTGAAAATCAAAAAGAAACAGCACTTTGTCATGTTTGGCAAATCTTAGATCATTCTTACCTCACCCCTCTCTTTTCTGATCATTCTCGTGCTGAGGTCCCCTTAATGGGTATGGTAAAAATTCGTGGAAAAGAACAAACTGTTTCCGGTCAAATTGATCGTATATATATCACAGAAGAAAACGTAATCTTTGCTGATTTTAAAACGGGATTCTCACCTGAAAATGAAGCTACCATCCCTCCACATCATTTGTTGCAAATGGCTCTTTATCGAAAATTACTGCAAACTATTCATCCCAATAAAGAGATCCAAGCACTTCTTGTCTACAGCAAAGAAGTAAAAGTTTTTAAACTTCTCCCAGAAAAACTCGATACGCTGCTTAATGAAATTGTTTAA